From the Hymenobacter yonginensis genome, one window contains:
- a CDS encoding ATP-binding protein: MLTGPGARAQSRALDSLRQVVATHPQADTTRVRSLQALATEVGKQQPVEAIALTKQALALARRITDPMGEGQALLRLGTLYRRQADYTPALYYTEQARRLFTRRADRAGLSNVYMQLSLIYMVQGSPVPAMQAGLKGLHLAEQVHDQQAQVRLRVTLGNIYNQLGDYRSAVLVLQTALRDARQLGDERAVASALNVLGNSYQQQRRYRLALASYQQAIALNRKLGDSKSEAIDEIDVAELHEEQGRHALALLHGQRARQLTRTGNDVFSLPAAELIMARVYLALNQPDSAIVLARHGLQLSQQHRNNENIRNASDVLARAYAARHDSARAFTYLQLFVAYKDTLSGKQVQEQTSALRYGFELDKKQQQIALLTKTRQLQAQKSARQRQQLYALLAGLGGLLVLASLLWRNIVLKQRANRQLNERNDQIAQQRDNLDQALHQLQATQSQLVQREKMASLGELTAGVAHEIQNPLNFVNNFAEVSGELLAELRQELDAEPLPAPRRAVLGALLQDLDGMQQKIAEHGHRADSIVKGMLEHSRASTGQRRPTDLNALVDEYLRLSYHGLRAKNKNFNVLITTHLDPHMGLVEVVPQDLSRVLLNLFTNAFYAVAEKQRHLARPYQPEVKVCTRRHPNEVEIRVRDNGTGIAAALTDKVFQPFFTTKPPGEGTGLGLSLSYDMVTRVHGGTLSVETQEGEFTEFIIRLPLDIED, translated from the coding sequence ATGCTGACCGGTCCCGGGGCAAGGGCGCAGTCGCGCGCCCTCGATAGTCTGCGCCAGGTGGTAGCCACCCACCCGCAGGCCGATACCACCCGGGTGCGCAGCCTGCAGGCGCTGGCGACGGAGGTAGGCAAGCAGCAACCGGTAGAAGCCATTGCCCTAACCAAGCAGGCGCTGGCCCTAGCCCGCCGGATTACCGACCCCATGGGCGAGGGCCAGGCGCTGCTTCGGCTGGGCACGCTCTACCGCCGCCAGGCCGACTACACGCCGGCCCTGTACTACACCGAGCAGGCCCGCCGCCTGTTTACGCGCCGCGCCGACCGCGCCGGCCTCAGCAACGTGTACATGCAGCTCAGTCTGATTTACATGGTGCAGGGCAGCCCCGTGCCCGCCATGCAGGCCGGCCTGAAAGGGCTGCATCTGGCCGAGCAGGTGCACGACCAGCAGGCCCAGGTGCGGCTGCGCGTGACGCTGGGCAACATCTACAATCAGCTGGGCGACTACCGCAGTGCCGTGCTGGTGCTGCAAACCGCCCTGCGCGACGCCCGCCAGCTTGGGGATGAGCGCGCTGTGGCCTCCGCCCTGAACGTGCTGGGCAACTCCTACCAGCAGCAGCGGCGCTACCGGCTGGCGCTGGCCAGCTACCAGCAGGCCATTGCCCTCAACCGCAAGCTCGGTGACAGCAAGAGCGAGGCCATTGATGAGATTGACGTGGCCGAGCTGCATGAGGAGCAGGGCCGCCATGCGCTGGCCCTGCTGCACGGCCAGCGTGCCCGCCAGCTTACCCGCACCGGCAACGACGTGTTCAGTTTGCCCGCCGCAGAGCTGATTATGGCGCGCGTGTACCTGGCCCTCAACCAGCCCGACAGTGCCATTGTGCTGGCCCGGCATGGCCTGCAGCTCAGCCAGCAGCACCGCAACAACGAAAACATCCGCAACGCCAGCGACGTGCTGGCCCGCGCCTACGCCGCCCGCCACGATTCGGCGCGGGCCTTTACCTACCTGCAACTATTTGTAGCATACAAGGATACGCTGTCGGGCAAGCAGGTGCAGGAGCAGACCAGCGCCCTGCGCTACGGTTTCGAGCTGGATAAAAAGCAGCAGCAGATTGCCCTGCTCACCAAAACCCGCCAGCTGCAGGCCCAGAAAAGCGCCCGCCAGCGCCAGCAGCTCTATGCATTGCTGGCGGGGCTGGGCGGCCTGCTGGTGCTGGCCTCGCTGCTGTGGCGCAACATCGTGCTCAAGCAGCGCGCCAACCGTCAGCTAAACGAGCGCAACGACCAGATTGCCCAACAGCGCGACAACCTCGACCAAGCCCTGCACCAGCTGCAGGCCACCCAGAGCCAGCTGGTGCAGCGCGAGAAGATGGCCAGCCTCGGGGAGCTGACGGCCGGCGTGGCCCACGAAATCCAGAACCCGCTCAACTTCGTGAACAACTTTGCGGAGGTGAGCGGCGAGCTGCTGGCCGAGCTGCGCCAGGAGCTGGACGCCGAGCCCCTGCCTGCGCCCCGGCGCGCTGTGCTGGGGGCCCTGCTGCAGGACCTGGACGGCATGCAGCAGAAGATAGCCGAGCACGGCCACCGCGCCGACAGCATCGTGAAGGGCATGCTGGAGCACTCGCGCGCCAGCACCGGCCAGCGCCGCCCCACCGACCTCAACGCCTTGGTCGATGAGTACCTGCGCCTGAGCTACCACGGCCTGCGGGCCAAAAACAAAAACTTCAACGTGCTCATAACCACCCACCTCGACCCCCACATGGGCCTGGTGGAAGTGGTGCCGCAGGATTTGAGCCGGGTGCTGCTCAACCTGTTTACCAACGCTTTCTACGCCGTAGCCGAAAAGCAGCGCCACCTGGCCCGGCCCTACCAGCCAGAAGTGAAGGTGTGCACCCGCCGCCATCCGAACGAAGTGGAAATCCGGGTGCGCGACAACGGCACTGGCATTGCCGCTGCCCTTACCGACAAGGTGTTTCAGCCGTTTTTCACCACCAAGCCGCCTGGCGAAGGCACCGGCCTGGGGTTGTCGTTAAGCTACGACATGGTAACGCGCGTGCATGGCGGCACGCTGTCGGTGGAGACGCAAGAAGGCGAGTTCACGGAATTTATCATCCGGCTGCCGCTGGATATTGAAGACTAA